Below is a genomic region from Rhodospirillum centenum SW.
GCCCAGGTTGATGTAGAAGATGCCCGGCCGCGTGCCGTCCAGGGCCGGCGGGTTGTAGTAGCCGCCCGGTGCGGACTTTTCGGCGTGCTCCGGCACCCGCCAGACCTCGACCGGCTGCTTCGGCAGCAGGTTGAACCAGTCCGGCGCCTTCTTCATCACCGCTTCGGTCAGGCCGCGCACGTCCCGGAGCGCCGCCTCGCGGCCGGCCGCGTCGTTGGCGTAGCGGAAGCGCGGGTCCGCCGACAGCGCCGTCAGCCGCTCGGCCGCCGTGCCCTCCGTCAGGCCCAGGCCGCGCAGGATGGTGTCCATCTCGGTGGTGATGCGCTCCACCTCCTTCAGCCCCAGTTCGTGGACGGCGTCGGGGGTCAGGTCGGTGGTGGTCTGGCTGCGCACCATCAGGGCGTAGTATTCCTCGCCCCGCGGCTGGTGCCAGACGCCGGCGTCGTGCGTCGCCTTCGGGGCCAGCTCCTCGCGGAACAGCCGGGCCAGCGCGCGGTAGCCGGGATAGACGGCGGTGTCCACCGCCTCCACGGCCGCGGCCACCAGGGCATCCTTCTCCGCCGCCGGCAGGTCGGTCAGCTTCTCCAGCTTGGCGGCCAGCCCGCCGACCAGCGGGTTCTCCACCGCCGGGCTGGCGGTGAACGCCTCCATCTGCTCGGCGGTCCGGGCGACGACGAAGTCGGGCGGGATCACACCCTTCTCCGCCTGGAAGCGGACCCAGTGGGCAAGCTGGTCGAATTTGGGGCCGAAGGCGCGCAGCCGCTCGACATAGCGTTCGGCGCTGCGCCGGTCGATGACACGGTGCTGCGCCTCCATGAACTGCGGCAGGCTGACCGGCGCGCCGGAAAGCTGGTTGACGGGATAGAGCCCGCCCGGCGTCATCCAGTCGAACGCCTGCTGCGCGACCAGATCGCCGTAGAACGACTCCATCACCGCGCGGGTCAGCACCTGCTGGCCGTTCAGCGTCTCCGGGGCGTAGCTGCGGATCTGCTCCAGGTAGCGGCGCAGGTCGGCCTTTGATTCCTCGAACCGTTCGGGCGACAGGTCGGTCAGCCGGCCGGAATGGAAGTCCAGCCAGGTGTTGTCCACCAGCCCCAGGAAGGTCAGCGTCTCCGGGTCGTCCAGGACCTGGTAGAGGGTCTGGCGCTCCACCATCCAGTCGATGGTCGGCGGCTTGCCCCAGCCGGCCACATAGACGACCGCGCCCGCGGCGATGCCCAGCACCGCCGCCGTGCCCAGCAGGATTCCCTTGACGCTCATGTGCCCCTGTCCGTCGTTGCGCGCCGGTGGCTCCGGCGCATTTGCGGCACTGTCGCGCGGCGGCCCCTGCCCGGCAAGGGCCGCGTCGTCACGCCGGCCAGAGCCGGAAAGAGCCTGACCGGGAAGGGGATCAGCCGGGATGGCGCAGGGTCAGCATCCGGCAGGTCTGCGGCTGGTCGATCCGGACAACGGCGCCATCGGGCCAGCGCACCTCCAGCCGCTCCACCCGGGTCGCGGCGCCCAGGCCGAAATGCGCCACCGGCTCGCGCTGGCAGAAGGTGCCGCCGCCGTCGATGACGCGGATCTGCGTGCGCCCGCCCGCCGTCAGCCGCACCACCGCCCCGCGGGCGGGGGCGCCCATGCGGGTCAGGGGGCGCACCCGCAGCCAGTGGTGGCCGCGCGGTTCGGCCAGGAACAGGCTCAGCGGGTGCGGCCCCGCCCCGCCCGGTCCCAGCAGCAGCTCAAGCTGCCCGTCCCCGTCCAGGTCGGCCACGACGGCAGCGGTGCCGTGCGGGGCCGCGGCGTCGCCCGGGTCGATCCGGGTCCAGCGCTCGTCGCGCCAGGCGAACAGCCGGTTCGGCCCGCCCTGGACGGTGACCAGCAGCTCCTCGTGGCCGTCATTGTCGAAGTCGGCGGCGATCACTGTCCGCACCCGGCCGGGCTCGGCCAGCTCCGGCGGGGCGATGTCGGCGAAGCCGCCCCCGGCCCGGCGCTGGAACAGCCGGTGCGGCCCGTCCCCGTTCGCCACCACCAGATCCAGCAGCCCGTCGCCGTCGCTGTCCAGCAGGGCCGCGGCGCGGGCGGCGAAGCCCGGATCGGCGACGCCGTGGCTGCCGCCGATCTCCTCGAAGCCGCCGTCCCCCAGGTTGCGGAACAGCAGGTTCGGCCCCGTTCCGCCGACGACCACGTCCGGCGCCTCCCCGAACAGGGGGGCGGCCAGCAGGCAGGTCGCCGCCACCGGAACGTCCAGCCCGGCCTCCTCCGCCATGTCGTGCAGCCGGCCGCGCCGGTCCAGCTCGTAGAGCCGCAGCGCCCCCTCGCGCCCCGCCACCAGCACGCCGTAGCGGCCCTCGCCGCTGCGGTCCAGCACGGCCAGGGCGCGGCCGCCGTCGCGGTTTGCGGCCCCCAGATTCTCCGGCAGGGCGCAGAGGTCGATCCAGCGGCTGCCGAACCACGCGAACAGCCGGTCCGCCGCCGGTGCCGCGCCGGTCGCCGGCTCGCCGTTCAGGACATAGACCTCCTCCCGCCCGTCGCCGTCCAGGTCGGCGCAGGCGATGGCGACGGCGCGGCGCTCGGGATCGGCCAGGACGGGATCGGCCATGTCCGCCAGGCCGTGACCGTCCCATTTCAGCACCCGGTTCGGCTGGCCGGCCACCAGGATCTCGTCCCGTCCGTCGCCGTCCACGTCGGCCACCGCCAGACCCTGGGCATGGCCGGCGGGGTTGCGCGCGATCAGGTTCGAGCAGGCGATGAACATCCGGACCTCCGGACCGCGGAAATGCCTGATTCGATACACCCCGCGGCGGCGTCCCGGCAAGACGCCGGACCGGCGGAGGCCGGCACGCAGGGGCGGCGCGGAGAAGGGGCGCTCAGCGGCGCACGGCGGTGCTCTTCTTCTGCCGGGCCAGTTCCAGGAATGCGGCCTTGATCCGCGCGAACAGGCCCGGCGGGATGAAGCCGTAGGCGACCGACTCACCCTTGCCCGGGGCCGGCGCAAGCCCACCGTTGGGCCATTCGTCGATGTTGTGCTCCGACACGATCACCCAGCTCGGTGCATCATCAAGGCCGAGCGCCTGCTTGACCTTCGCCGGGATTTCGACACCGACCGTATCGCCCATGGGTGGTGTATGCGTGATAGGCAGCAGGACAACGTAACGCGGTTGCGTGGCACTGTCGCTGGCGGCCACCAGACAGGCCGGACGGTCCTTGCCCTGGTCCTGCCCGCGGGCGGCTTCGTGCGTCCAGAGATAGTCATACCGGACGACCAGGCCGGGTCTGGGGTCGGTGAGCCGCACCGACCCCACCTACTTCAGCAGATCATCCAGATGTCGGTGTTCGGGGGCCATCTCGGCCCGCTCAACCGCGGCCTGGACGATGTCGGCGACATCGACGGTCCGATGCGTCCGCTGCGCGGCGGCCTTCAGCCAGTCATAGTGCTCGGCCGTCATCAGCACATATTCGCGGCGTCCGTGCCGGGTGATCTCCACCGGTTCGCGCCGTGCTTCGTGCTGGAACTGGCCGATATTGCGCTGGAATTCGAGGACGCCGACGGTGGGCATGGCTGGAATCCCGATGCTGGAAGGTTGCCTCAATCCCCCGGATGATCCGTGTTCTGGCCGTGGCGATCAACCATCGACTCCGGGTCGGGTATGGTCCGACCGGACGGGCCGGCCCGCTCCGGGGCCAACGACCAGTTTTCCCTTGGCAGGGGTGCGACATCTGGTACGATGTCCGCTTGCCGCCTCTAGATGTGGTGGTGAAGCCCGGCTTATCCACAGACCGGGCATACCGGGGCTGGGGATAACGGGGACAGAGTCATGCGCGACGGCGACATCGGGGACGTGCGGCAGCAGGGAACGCCGGAAACGGGCGGCCTTTTCGCCCGGGTGCAGATGACCAAGCACCCGGCCGTGCTTGTGGATCATTCCCGGGACAACCTGTTGACGGCGTTCGGCAAGGCCACGCTGGACGACCGCTATCTGCTGCCGGGCGAGTCCTACCAGGACCTGTTCGCCCGCGTCGCCAGCTACTACGCCGACGACACGGCGCACGCCCAGCGCCTCTACGACTACATCTCGCGCCTCTGGTTCATGCCGGCGACGCCGGTGCTGTCCAACGGCGGCACCGACCGGGGCCTGCCGATCTCCTGCTTCCTGAACGAGGCGTCGGACAGCCTGGAGGGCATCGTCGGCCTCTGGAACGAGAATGTCTGGCTGGCCGCCAAGGGCGGCGGCATCGGCAGCTACTGGGGCAACCTGCGCTCCATCGGGGAGCGGGTGAAGGGCAACGGCAAGACCTCGGGCGTCATCCCCTTCATCCGGGTGATGGACAGCCTGACGCTGGCGATTTCCCAGGGCTCCCTGCGCCGCGGCTCGGCCGCCTGCTACCTGCCGGTCTGGCACCCGGAGATCGAGGAGTTCGTGGAGATGCGCCGCCCCACCGGCGGCGACCCGAACCGCAAGGCGCTGAACCTGCACCACGGCGTGGTCATCCCCGACGCCTTCATGCGCGCGGTGGAGGCGGACGAGGACTGGAAGCTGGTCAGCCCGAAGGACGGCGCGACCCTGCGCGTCGTCTCCGCCCGCCAGCTCTGGATCCGCATCCTGACGGCGCGGGTGGAGACGGGCGAGCCCTATCTGCTGTTCATCGACCATGTGAACCGCGCCATCCCGGAGCACCACAAGCTGGCCGGGCTGACGGTGAAGATGTCGAACCTCTGCGCGGAGATCACGCTGCCCACGGGGCTCGACCCCTGGGGCCAGCAGCGCACGGCCGTCTGCTGCCTGTCGTCTCTGAACCTGGAGACGTTCCTGGAGTGGCAGGACCACCCGACCTTCATCGAGGACACGCTGCGCTTCCTCGACAACGTGCTGACCGACTTCATCGCCAAGGCGCCGGACGAGATGGCGCGGGCGAAGTACGCGGCCATGCGTGAACGCTCGGTCGGTCTCGGCGTCATGGGCTTCCACAGCTTCCTGCAAGGCCAGGGCGTGCCGATCGAGGGCGTGATGGCGAAGGTGTGGAACAAGCGCATCTTCGCCCACATCAAGCGCCAGGCCGATGCCGCCAGCCTTGCGCTGGGGGCGGAGCGCGGGCCCTGCCCCGACGCCGCGGAGTATGGCGGCAAGGAGCGCTTCTCCAACAAGATCGCCATCGCGCCGACGGCCAGCATCTCCATCATCTGCGGCGGTGCCAGCCCCGGCATCGAGCCGATCGCGGCCAACGCCTACACGCACAAGACCCTGTCGGGGAGCTGGTCGGTCCGCAACAAGTACCTGGAGGCGGTGCTGGAGCGGCACGGCCGCAACGACGAGGACACCTGGTCGGCCATCACCCTGAACGGCGGCTCGGTGCAGCATCTGGACTTCCTGTCCCAGGACGAGAAGGACCTGTTCAGGACCGCCTTCGAGATCGACCAGCGCTGGCTGATCGAGCACGCCGCCGACCGCACGCCCTTCATCTGCCAGTCGCAGTCGCTGAACGTCTTCCTGCCGGCGGACGTCCACAAGCGCGACCTGCACCAGATCCACTTCCAGGCCTGGAAGAAGGGCGTGAAGAGCCTCTACTACCTGCGCTCGCTCTCCGTGCAGCGCGCCGAAAGCGAATCCCGCCCGGCCGCCGCCGCGAAGCCCGACACGCCGCCGGAACCGGCGAAGTACGAGGAATGCCTCGCCTGCCAGTGAGGGGCGGGGCGGCTGATCCTGCCGCGCACACGATCCAGACCGCGAGCAGGAACCTGGACGATGGCGGTCCGCCAATGGATGCCATGGTAATGGAGGATGGCGCCCGCCAGTCCTTTTTTTGAGCAACAGATGCGCTTCGATGTGGAAGGGGGGGGCAAATAACAACAAATAGTAGCAAATTTATTGCATAAATAAATTATTCATACAAAAATTTATATTACCTTTAAAGGAAATCTGGTTTTGCTTTGATAAAACTGTCGACACGATCCCTGTGGTCGTGGTTTTATATGACGTGTGCCCTCGTTGCTATTTTTTAAATTCGGTCACGGTGATTTGTGGGAATTTAATGTATTCATAGAGGTGTAGAGGTGAGCCTCTTCGGGGAACTTCACGAAGATGCCTTCCTACTGTTCAGTCGTGCGAACAGGCATCTCTACGCGCAGCTTGTTACCGACCTGTTCGAGCGATTCTTCAGCGACACGGTGACCTTTCCCAATCGCCTGGAAGTAGTTGGTTATATTTACGATCTGCTGCGCAATCAGCCCGAACTCTGGGCCGACGACGGGGAGGATTGGTCCGGGGTTGCCGATGTGAGAACCACAGGGCGCCGGATCCGACGCGCCCGTCCCGAGGACAGGCGGCAGGACCTCCTCCTCGACTGCGCCTATCGGGCTTACGGCCGCCTCATCGATACGGGATGGCTGGAAGAGGAGAGTTACGGCCTGAAGATCACGGTCGACATGCCGCCTGCGGCGATGCTTTTGGCCGAGCGGCTGGCGGCGATCCAGAGAGGACTGGCAACCTCGTTCCGTGGCGTGGTTGTCACCATTCGAAATGCGCTTGCCGCAGTAGTCAATGTCGATGGCCGCGTCAATGCCGTCGGCCTGAACAAGGCGGCTGAGATGGCAGTCCGCTTTTCCCGTGAACTGCGGGCGGTGTTGTCAAGTCTGCGCTCGATTGAGCGGGACATTCTCGCGTCGGAAAGCCTGAACGAGCGCCTTGCCACGTTCGTGCAGGATTTTATTGGTAAGCTCGTGCTCAAGGACTTCGAGTCCATCTACAAGACAAACCATCCCTACCGGTTCAAGCATGAGATCCTCGGCTACGTCGACGCCATCAGCGACGAGGGATACCTGCGTGACCAGATCATCGATGGCTATGTCGAAGGTGAGGTTTCGCTTACGCGAAGCGAAGCGGGGTTGCAGCTCGATCAGGACCTCTTCACCATCCGCAATGTCTTTGACAACGTCGACCAGACCTACGACCGGATCAACGTCTACCGGGTACGGCTGGAAGGACGGCTGCGCAATGTCTTGAAATACGCTGAGCTGGGTGACCATCGCCATTCCCAGCGGGTCACCGGACTGACAGCACGGCTCGACCGGGTCCTGACCGGACTCGGCGAGGTCGGCATGATGGGATGGCTTGATGACCGGCAGCCCAGAGGGTTCGTCCTGCCGGAGGTGACTCCCTGGGCTCCGCACTTGCTGGCCCAGCCGCGGGCTCCCAAACCACCGGTCGAGGCGACCGCCGTGCGGCGGCAGCAATTTGATCCCGTCCTTGCCGCCTTCCGCCGCCTGCTTCGTGACTACAATGATCTGTTTGTGGTGGAGACGGCCCGTGTATTGCGCTTTCTGGACTGCCGGGTGCCTCCAGGCTGTACCGGCGAAGCCCGATGGCTGTCCATCAATGGCGTTGAAGATTTCCTCGTTTTCGAACAGCTGCGCCGCCTCCGCTATAAGCCGTCGTCGGAGTTCGCGCAGCATTACGAAATCCTGCCATGCCCCGAGGGGGCTTGGCGGGATGACGAATGGATTCGCTGCAAGAATTTCCTGATCCGCACTAAGATCGCCGGTACAGCTATCGACAACGATGCGTAAGTGCTGGAGGTCCATCACCATGCTGAAGGATTTGGTCGACATAGAAGTGCGTTTCGGCGACCGGGTCGTGGACGACGTCCGGCAGGTCGCCAACCAACTCCTCCAGCGTCAGTTCCTGTTCGCCGGCGACCGCGGCACCACCCACGCCTATGAAATTGTGACAGGCCCGCGCTTCCGGAGCTATTTCACAGCGCTGTTCGATGCGTTGGGCTATCAGTTGCGGATCAGCGAAACTGAACAGTGGGTCGGCCTGCTACCCGATCCCGAGCTGGACCTTTTCCCGAAAATGCGGATGGACAAGACCATCGTGCTGCTGATCCTGGCGCTCGCTTGGCAGGATGCGGCAAACCGCGGCGCCGCGGAGGCCCGCGCGGTGGTGAAGACCACGCTCAATGAGGTGCTCGAACGCTACCGCGACATCGCAGGTCGTAACCGTAAGGAGGCCCTGATCTCGGCGCGCTTCGAGGATGCTCTACGCGAATTCCACCGGCGCGGCCTTGTCTGGCTCGGCGACTGGGATCCGGAAGCGGCCGACCGCGAAATCGAGATTCGCCCGATGCTGCATCTGCTGGTGGGCGGAAACGCGCTCGATCTCCTCGAACGCTTCGCCGCGGAAGCGGAGAGCGCGATTACACGGGAGCGGAGGACCAGATCGCCGCAGGACGACGGTGAACAGGAAGGAACGGAAGAGTGAAGCACCTCATCCGCATCGGCATGATCAACTGGCATCTGCTGCCCGCGACCGACATAGACGTGAGCGGCGACATCGGCGTGATCGGCGAAAACCGCAGCGGCAAGTCGACCCTCCTTGATCTCATCCAGGTGGTCGTCACGGGCAATAACGGGCGCTATCTGCGTCTCAACGCGAGCGCAACCGACGGCAACCGCAAGCGCAGCCTCCGCTCCGTCCAAGCCTACTGTCTCGGCCGACTTAGCCCTGACCAGGTAATGCGCTCACAGGCGCTTACATACATCTATCTGGTGTTCCAGGACACTGGGCTGCCTCATCACGTGACCTCGATCGGACTCGCGCTGGAAGCGAGCCAGAACGAGGCTGCCGAACGGCCACCGGTACAGTTCATCGCCGACGGGATCAGCCTGAGCCATACCCATTTCCTGGAACTGTCCGCTGACGGTGCCGAACAGCCGCGCGACTGGGCCGTGGTGCGCCCGCACCTGGAGCGCCTGTGCAGCGAGGCGGGCGGTACTCTGTTGACCTATCGCAACGAGCCGGGCAAATACGTGCAGGACTACATGAAGATCCTGTCGACCGGCGGCCGCTTCATCAACACCGATCAGTTCCTGAAGGCGTTTGTCAACGCGATTTCCTTCGAACAGATCCCCTCGGCTACAGACTTCGTGCGCCGCTACCTTCTCGAAGATTCCCCGATCCGCATTGGTCAACTACGCGAGTCCATCGCCACCTACCACTCCTTCCGCAAACAGGTCGAGGAGGCGCGGACCAAGCTGGCTCGGCTGCACGCTTTGCGCAGCGCCATTTCGACGTTCAAGGACGACCTCCTTGCCCAGGATCGTGAGCAGTGGATCGCCGCGCGGGCTCAGTTGGACCATGCCTTTGTCGAGAACCGCACGCTACGTCGTCGGCGCGATCAGAACCTGGCCGATCAAGCGGAGGCCAAGCGGGCGAGAACGCAGCTGGAGGCGCTGCGCGAGGAGCTCGGGAACGAGCTTGGGACGGTGCGCGACGCTATTGCTGCACAGAGCGGCAGTGCCCAGCGGCGCCAGCTCGAAAGCGAACGGGCGCTTGCAGAAACCCGGTTGAAGGAGACAGTCGGGCAGTTGGAGACCATCCAAAAGGCGGTCAACCAGGGGGCCCATGCCCTGAAATTCCGTATGCTTCTGCCAACCATGCCCGGGGAGCCCTTCGTGGTCGTGGAGCGGATGCGCCAAGCTGGCGGGCCGGCGCGGGTGCCCGTCTGGCCGAACGATCCTCAGGCTCTGGCCACCGCCCTCGACGACCCCCGTCTCCGCCTCCCTCCGTTGATCGATGCCTGCGAAAGGGCGGCCAACGAGGAAACCAAGGCTCAGGGCCTCAAGGAACAGGAACTGCGGGAAGTGGTCCGGCAGATCAAGGATATCGAGGCGACCGGCATCGCTATCGACAGCACCGTTGAGAGACTGGTGGCCGAGATGGAGGGCTTCGGCTGGCGACCGCGCATCGTCTGCACCCTTCTGCGTGTGATGGACGACCGTTGGCGCGATGCTGTGGAAGCCCTGCTGGGACGCGACCGCGAGGCTGTCATCGTCGCGGACGCCCACGTCGAGGATGCGATCCGTTACCTTCAGCACAACCGTGTCCGCCTGCGAGGCTGCCGCGTGGTGAACAGCCGCAAGCTGTCGCCGGCGGAGGGGCGGCCGGAACCAGGAACCTTGGCGGGCGTGCTCGCCTCGGACGATCCACTGGCGATGGCGTTCGTCGTTCGTCGCATCGGCGGGGTCAGGCTCGCCTACTCGGTCGAGGATCTGCACCGCCCCGGCCGGGCCGTGATGCAGGACGGCACCTACGACGATGGTCTGGTTGTCGAGATGCGCGCGGTTGCCGGAGGCTACAAGATCGGCGCGGGTGCTGGCCGTATCGGGCTGTCAGCCCTGGAACGCCGGCGGAATGCGATCAAAGAGGAGTTGGAGGAACTGGAAGGCCGCGCAAAGGACCTGCGCACCGCGGCCGGCTGTCTTACGGTGCTGTCGGCGGCGGTCGGCAGGGGCACGGACCTGATCGCCGCATTGGACCGTTACACTTGGTTGAAGGAAAAGCTCGACACGCTTGCCGAGGACATCCGCGCGCTGGAGCGGAACATCAATCCCGAATTCAAGGCGCGCATGGTGGAGATCGATCAGCAGATCCGCCTGTACACCAAGGGTATCGAGGACGCCGTCCGCGCCGAGGAGCGGGCTACGCAGAGCATCAGCACGGCCAGTATGACGCTTGGCGGTGGTGAAAATGCTGTGGGTTCTGAGTTGAGCGTCCAGTTTGCCCGCCAGAAGTTCCAGGCAGTGCGCCACCGGATCGATCGGCCGGCGTCGCGCGCCGCCTATCGCGCGGCCGTGGCGGCGCAGAAGGGAAACCTCACCCGGACCGCGGATCTCGCCCGCCGCAACGCCGAGGCCGCAGCCCAGCGGATCCAATCGGTAAGAATTGGCATCTTTGATGGCTATCTGGCCTTCAATATGGAGTTCGGGCTGAAGAACGAGTTCACCCGGGAGCAGGCCCAGGTCCTCCGCGACATTGCCCCCTGGGTCGAACAGGGTATCGCGCGCATCGAAGGGATCGATCTGGTGCGCCATCAGGCGGAAGCGGAGGCTGCGGCGGACCGTTCTCGTAACTTCTTCCAACACTCCTTTGCCTATGAGTTGCGACGCCGGTTCGACGCCCTTCACTCCGCTCTGGAGGACATGAACCGGACGTTGCGCGCGCACGACTTCCACTACGAGGTCTACCGCTTCGTTGCCCATCCTGTGGAGCCCTATCAGGCGATCATCAGGCTGGTAGAAGCCTCTCGGGTTGACGATTCCGTGTTTGCGCTGCTGTTCGACAGTCAGGCCGATGACACGCACCCGCATGCCATCGCGCTGAAAATGGTGCAGGAGCTGCTGTTGGATGAGAAGCGAGATGTGGCGGATTTCGAGGACTATCGCCACTATTACAGCTTCAATCTCATCATGAAGGACATCAAGACGAACCGCGAAGTGGATCTGGAAACCCGGCGGGGTACCGGATCCGGCGCCGAGCAGCAGGTGCCTTTCTATATCGCCATCGGCACCGCCCTTGCCGCTGCGTACCATGGTAAGGCGGCAGGTGACGTGGCAAAGGAGAAGGGGATCGGCCTTGCCGTGTTCGACGAAGCCTTCTCCAAACTCGATGGCAGGAACCAGAAAGCCTGCATGGATTATTACGAGAATCTGGGATTGCAGGTCATCGTGGCTGCGCCGTTCGAGAAGCGGGCAACGCTCTACGAGACCCTGGAGTATTTCGTCGAAACCTTCCGCAACGGGGACCTGATCCACGTGGATTGGTATGGGGTGGGCGAACGCACCCGGCAGGATCTTGCCGAGGCGAACCCGGCTAACCTCGGCCTCGACGGGTTCCGGCGGATGATGGCCGCTCAGGCGGAGACGTGAGCCGTGGCGAAGCGGTTCCGCGATGCGGTCGGCGCCCTGGAGCATATGCTGTCGACCATAGAGCGGGAGCCGGGGCGCACCGTCGTCCGTGTTTATCCAGATTATGAAGGCATGCGCACCGGCGAGGAACTGGAGCGCTTCGAACGCGTGATGACGGCGGCGGGGAAGGCCGGCGCCGTGCACATCGCCCTTGAACGACGGCCGAGCGGCCCCGCTTCGATCCGCTCTGTGGCACTTGCCGACGCAACGAAACTTGCGGCTCATCTCGGCCGCGTGCCTGCAACGGACGAAGCCGCTCGGGCGATCGACGTTCTCCGCCGCCTCACCGGCCCTCTGCCCGCCTGGGTCGGTGAGATCGTGGATGAAATCGCCGCCGCATGGGCCATTCGACGCGAGGGGTATCCGGGATTGGAGCCCGGTGATGTGGCAACGGCGGCCGGTTTCATTCGGCTCCTGTGTGCGGTGGATCGCGGGGAGCATGTCGGAGTGGACATGCGTACCTTCTCCCGACGCGCCTGCGGCGACAGCAAGGCGGCCGAGCTGGGCTTGCCACGTCTGGCACGCGCTCTGCGCAAGCGCTTTGATCTTCCCGACGCTCCTCCGCGCGAAGCTCTCGCAGCGTTCGGCATCGAGAAGTTCCCCCAGCCGGTCCTGCTGCGCGGGTCGCTGACGCTGTCCGGCGACACGCGGCTGGACGGACGGCCCTATGTCGGAGTGCCTCCGGAATGGCTGGACACTTTGGTGATTGTCGGCCGGCCAGGGTATTTCCTGGTTATCGAGAACCTCGCGTCCTTCAACCGTTACGTCCGGGAGGTGGATGATGGCGGCATCATCTTGTATTCCGGCGGCTTCCCTGCGCTTGCAACGCTGAAGGCCATCCGTCGTATGGATGCGCTCCTGCCCGCCGATGTGCCGTTCTTCCATTGGGGAGATGTCGATGCGGACGGCGTGCGGATTCTTCAGTACATCGCACGGTCCATCAGTCGCCCGTTGCGCCCTCACCTGATGGGGGTCGATGCGTGGAGCGACACGGCCGTTTCCGAGCTTTGCTCGCAGCTTGGCGAGCCTGCCTTCCTGCCGATGGAGCAGGAGCAACTGGATCCGGAAAGTCCTTTGGCCATCACTTCCGCATCGTAGCTTTGTGTCGCCAGGGCGCGGGCCGTACTGAACAAGATGATGCTGGGCACCCGCGTCCAAACGGTTTCGAGTTGAGCTTTGTCGAGCGCCCCCTGGCTGTCTTTGCGCTGGCGCTTTCTTTCCTTGCGATTCCCGATGGCCACGATGCTGTCTTCCGGGTTTCTGTACCGCTTGGAATGCTCCCTTTGTCACGGAGATCGCCTGCCGCCTTCCGGCGAGTGTCCGTAGCACTCAAGTGTCAATGTATGATCTTTCTGAATGATATCAAGATAATCAGCGTTATTTGCGGGTATTTTTATTGTCTATATTATTAATTTGTTTTAATTAATTGAAATTTTTATCTGGGATAATACACAGAGAAATCTTTAAATGGTGACTCTAATATTCGGGCCAGGATACGTCACGGTCTGCTGCAGCGCATAGCGGATGCTGCCGTCCAAGGGAGCTTCTAAATCTGGGATAGGACGGTGTAGCGTCCGAATAGAGCTTCACATACCTCTTTCGTGCAGGCATCATACGCTTTCTGATGGGTGCATTTGCCGTCAATGCAGCTTTTTGAGAACAGTTCAAAGGGGGCGGCCCACCCATGATGTTCCTGTGTCCCTAAAGGATGCGCCTTCATGGACAATAAACTTATAAATAATCAACCTGGTATTTCATCTCGGTCCGGCGTGCCCTGTCAGAAGGAAGTATCTTCTGCTGAATCGGATGTTGTTCGCCGGTTCTGCCATGAGGATGGTGATGCTTCCGATCCACAGCGCCACCCGTTTGGTGGTGCCGCACCTCCCGAACGGGCAGGGGGCAGGCCCGACCATCCCGGCCATTTCAGGATGGCGGTGGCGGCGGCACTTCAGAGCAGTGACCGGCTCGGGCTGCTCACCGTTGCCTTGGGGCCCGTACAGCCTTTCATCGCAGCCGCCCGATCGCTCCGCGATCTA
It encodes:
- a CDS encoding SbcC/MukB-like Walker B domain-containing protein, producing MKHLIRIGMINWHLLPATDIDVSGDIGVIGENRSGKSTLLDLIQVVVTGNNGRYLRLNASATDGNRKRSLRSVQAYCLGRLSPDQVMRSQALTYIYLVFQDTGLPHHVTSIGLALEASQNEAAERPPVQFIADGISLSHTHFLELSADGAEQPRDWAVVRPHLERLCSEAGGTLLTYRNEPGKYVQDYMKILSTGGRFINTDQFLKAFVNAISFEQIPSATDFVRRYLLEDSPIRIGQLRESIATYHSFRKQVEEARTKLARLHALRSAISTFKDDLLAQDREQWIAARAQLDHAFVENRTLRRRRDQNLADQAEAKRARTQLEALREELGNELGTVRDAIAAQSGSAQRRQLESERALAETRLKETVGQLETIQKAVNQGAHALKFRMLLPTMPGEPFVVVERMRQAGGPARVPVWPNDPQALATALDDPRLRLPPLIDACERAANEETKAQGLKEQELREVVRQIKDIEATGIAIDSTVERLVAEMEGFGWRPRIVCTLLRVMDDRWRDAVEALLGRDREAVIVADAHVEDAIRYLQHNRVRLRGCRVVNSRKLSPAEGRPEPGTLAGVLASDDPLAMAFVVRRIGGVRLAYSVEDLHRPGRAVMQDGTYDDGLVVEMRAVAGGYKIGAGAGRIGLSALERRRNAIKEELEELEGRAKDLRTAAGCLTVLSAAVGRGTDLIAALDRYTWLKEKLDTLAEDIRALERNINPEFKARMVEIDQQIRLYTKGIEDAVRAEERATQSISTASMTLGGGENAVGSELSVQFARQKFQAVRHRIDRPASRAAYRAAVAAQKGNLTRTADLARRNAEAAAQRIQSVRIGIFDGYLAFNMEFGLKNEFTREQAQVLRDIAPWVEQGIARIEGIDLVRHQAEAEAAADRSRNFFQHSFAYELRRRFDALHSALEDMNRTLRAHDFHYEVYRFVAHPVEPYQAIIRLVEASRVDDSVFALLFDSQADDTHPHAIALKMVQELLLDEKRDVADFEDYRHYYSFNLIMKDIKTNREVDLETRRGTGSGAEQQVPFYIAIGTALAAAYHGKAAGDVAKEKGIGLAVFDEAFSKLDGRNQKACMDYYENLGLQVIVAAPFEKRATLYETLEYFVETFRNGDLIHVDWYGVGERTRQDLAEANPANLGLDGFRRMMAAQAET
- a CDS encoding Wadjet anti-phage system protein JetA family protein, with the translated sequence MSLFGELHEDAFLLFSRANRHLYAQLVTDLFERFFSDTVTFPNRLEVVGYIYDLLRNQPELWADDGEDWSGVADVRTTGRRIRRARPEDRRQDLLLDCAYRAYGRLIDTGWLEEESYGLKITVDMPPAAMLLAERLAAIQRGLATSFRGVVVTIRNALAAVVNVDGRVNAVGLNKAAEMAVRFSRELRAVLSSLRSIERDILASESLNERLATFVQDFIGKLVLKDFESIYKTNHPYRFKHEILGYVDAISDEGYLRDQIIDGYVEGEVSLTRSEAGLQLDQDLFTIRNVFDNVDQTYDRINVYRVRLEGRLRNVLKYAELGDHRHSQRVTGLTARLDRVLTGLGEVGMMGWLDDRQPRGFVLPEVTPWAPHLLAQPRAPKPPVEATAVRRQQFDPVLAAFRRLLRDYNDLFVVETARVLRFLDCRVPPGCTGEARWLSINGVEDFLVFEQLRRLRYKPSSEFAQHYEILPCPEGAWRDDEWIRCKNFLIRTKIAGTAIDNDA
- a CDS encoding DUF4194 domain-containing protein, which translates into the protein MLKDLVDIEVRFGDRVVDDVRQVANQLLQRQFLFAGDRGTTHAYEIVTGPRFRSYFTALFDALGYQLRISETEQWVGLLPDPELDLFPKMRMDKTIVLLILALAWQDAANRGAAEARAVVKTTLNEVLERYRDIAGRNRKEALISARFEDALREFHRRGLVWLGDWDPEAADREIEIRPMLHLLVGGNALDLLERFAAEAESAITRERRTRSPQDDGEQEGTEE